One Prosthecobacter debontii DNA window includes the following coding sequences:
- the xseA gene encoding exodeoxyribonuclease VII large subunit, with protein sequence MTEPEDVLSVTQLTREIRDVLEGRIGSVWVEGEISNHRLQSSGHQYFTLKDAGAQLACVMFRGSARTGVRLTEGAQVQLYGTISVYEARGQYQMVVKQAQMKGQGSLQARFEALKKSLYEEGLFDAEHKQAIPKYPRVVALVTSPTGAAIQDMLNILTRRAPWIHVMVYPVRVQGQGVERETIQALRVLNEAERHGIPQPDTIVIGRGGGSIEDLWAYNEESLARAIFDSRIPVISAVGHEIDFTIADFVADLRAPTPSAAAELLAPDRAELMRHFESLSRQISSRMDYTLTHHEQVLDFMARGALKTAPEHQLQAAEQTADDIEYRMKDASRLSLQDLLDQLVERQQVLMAHHPRVLLSESEHRVAQQAQRLQQQLIHRLDRLEDRVKARTDVLRNLGPESILARGFSYTTNEEGRVLRDADEIADGQVLITRLQKGEVRSIVQ encoded by the coding sequence ATGACCGAACCTGAAGATGTCCTCTCCGTCACCCAGCTCACGCGTGAGATTCGCGATGTGTTGGAGGGCCGCATCGGCAGCGTGTGGGTGGAGGGGGAGATCAGCAATCATCGACTCCAGAGTAGCGGGCATCAGTATTTCACCCTGAAGGATGCCGGTGCTCAGCTTGCCTGTGTGATGTTTCGCGGATCGGCCCGTACAGGGGTGAGGCTGACGGAAGGGGCGCAGGTGCAGCTCTACGGAACTATCTCCGTCTATGAAGCACGTGGTCAGTATCAGATGGTGGTGAAGCAGGCCCAAATGAAGGGCCAGGGAAGCCTCCAGGCCCGGTTTGAGGCTTTGAAAAAGAGTCTCTATGAAGAGGGGCTCTTCGATGCCGAGCACAAGCAAGCCATCCCCAAATATCCGCGTGTGGTGGCGCTTGTAACCTCACCCACGGGGGCGGCGATTCAGGACATGCTGAATATCTTGACTCGCAGGGCTCCATGGATTCACGTCATGGTTTATCCGGTGCGGGTCCAAGGCCAAGGCGTGGAACGAGAAACGATTCAGGCATTGAGAGTCCTGAATGAAGCTGAGCGGCACGGGATACCACAACCGGACACGATCGTGATCGGACGGGGCGGCGGTAGCATAGAAGATCTCTGGGCCTACAATGAAGAGTCTCTCGCGCGGGCTATCTTTGACTCACGGATTCCTGTGATCTCAGCCGTGGGGCATGAAATTGATTTCACGATTGCCGATTTTGTCGCCGATCTGCGTGCGCCTACACCCAGTGCGGCAGCGGAGCTGTTGGCTCCAGATCGCGCGGAACTGATGAGGCATTTCGAGTCGCTGTCTCGACAGATCAGCTCGCGTATGGACTACACGCTCACGCATCATGAGCAGGTCTTGGATTTCATGGCTCGCGGTGCTTTGAAGACGGCACCCGAGCATCAGCTCCAAGCCGCTGAGCAGACGGCGGATGACATCGAGTATCGGATGAAAGATGCCTCGAGGCTGAGCTTGCAAGACCTACTGGATCAGCTCGTTGAGCGGCAGCAAGTGCTGATGGCTCATCATCCGCGCGTGCTTTTGAGTGAGTCTGAGCATCGGGTGGCGCAGCAAGCTCAACGGTTGCAACAGCAACTGATTCATCGGTTAGACCGACTCGAAGATCGAGTGAAAGCACGCACGGATGTGCTCCGCAATCTCGGTCCTGAATCGATCCTGGCTCGAGGCTTTTCCTACACAACCAATGAAGAGGGCAGGGTATTGCGCGACGCGGATGAAATTGCGGACGGGCAGGTGCTGATCACACGTCTTCAAAAAGGCGAGGTGAGAAGTATCGTTCAATGA
- a CDS encoding EF-hand domain-containing protein — protein sequence MKSSKTPFCFLGLLSLSASLAFAQEGAPKGPPPEGEGRGGGRLAEFLKRADANGDGKISKEEFGAMSQREGNDERFARMDTNSDGYVDQAEMASVAEKMREGMRGGRPGEGGGFRRPDGEGKEGGFRRPPGGSPEGGARPDGERPQPPEGGRRPEGGPPGGPGGPPMDEIFGRMDKDADGSVSKEEYVEFSKQEIETRFSRVDENADGKLTKDEMRAGMERIRNMMRGPGGQGGPGFGRGPGDGDRRPGGEGGPRRGPDGGGEGGFRRPPSQDGDKAPGKERPEFEGESPKKEADAPKKDAA from the coding sequence ATGAAATCATCCAAGACCCCTTTTTGTTTCCTGGGCCTACTCTCTCTGAGCGCCAGTCTTGCCTTCGCTCAAGAAGGTGCCCCCAAAGGTCCGCCTCCTGAAGGCGAAGGCCGCGGCGGTGGCCGTCTCGCCGAGTTTTTGAAGCGGGCGGATGCCAATGGTGACGGCAAGATCAGCAAGGAAGAATTTGGTGCGATGTCTCAGCGCGAAGGAAACGACGAGCGTTTCGCCCGCATGGACACGAATAGCGATGGCTACGTGGACCAGGCTGAAATGGCCTCCGTGGCAGAGAAGATGCGGGAAGGCATGCGCGGTGGGCGCCCAGGTGAAGGTGGCGGTTTTCGTCGGCCCGATGGGGAGGGCAAGGAAGGTGGTTTCCGCCGTCCACCGGGCGGCTCTCCCGAGGGAGGAGCAAGACCTGATGGAGAGCGCCCACAACCCCCCGAAGGCGGGCGTCGTCCAGAAGGTGGCCCTCCAGGAGGCCCCGGCGGCCCACCCATGGACGAAATCTTTGGCCGCATGGATAAAGACGCAGATGGTTCCGTCAGCAAAGAAGAGTATGTGGAATTCTCCAAACAGGAGATCGAAACTCGCTTTTCTCGGGTGGACGAAAATGCCGATGGCAAACTCACCAAAGACGAGATGCGAGCTGGAATGGAGCGGATCCGCAATATGATGCGTGGCCCAGGCGGGCAGGGGGGGCCAGGCTTCGGACGTGGTCCAGGTGACGGAGATCGGCGCCCTGGTGGTGAAGGTGGTCCCCGTCGAGGGCCCGATGGCGGTGGTGAAGGCGGCTTCCGCCGTCCCCCTTCACAAGATGGTGACAAAGCTCCAGGTAAGGAGCGCCCAGAATTCGAAGGAGAGTCTCCCAAGAAGGAGGCTGACGCGCCCAAGAAAGATGCGGCCTGA
- a CDS encoding polysaccharide lyase 6 family protein — protein MMRFISLLLGLPLILQAVDVVVTNPAGLEAAIKAAQPGDRIVLREGEWPDTVVKFKGKGTVDAPITLRAKVPGKTIFTGASALRIGGEYLIVEGLWFQDPNPSVGDTLEFRIDSKTLASNCRLTGCAVTLNSDVGSKEDKESRWVGLYGESNRVDHCLFQGKLTKGTTLVVWLGDKNVGRHVIEENYFGPREKLGKNGGETIRVGDSKTSMQRADCIVRRNLFVKCNGEAECISNKSCSNLYQDNSFVEVSGTLTLRHGNGCTVDGNAFFGNGAKGTGGIRVIGEDHVVKNNYLESLTGDEVRCGITFMMGLPDSPANGYFQVKRARIENNTLVDCEHPILIGLEGDKVPGVPNLPPLDTTFEANRVYCPKAQVVEVRCDLSGITWKDNQLFGKELGIPETAGIEWGHEPTVQKRQPIARDQIGPTWWTE, from the coding sequence ATGATGCGCTTCATTTCCCTTTTGCTCGGTCTACCTCTCATCCTTCAGGCGGTAGATGTCGTTGTAACAAACCCGGCTGGATTGGAGGCTGCGATTAAAGCTGCGCAACCTGGAGATCGCATCGTGCTTAGAGAAGGCGAGTGGCCGGATACCGTGGTGAAGTTTAAAGGGAAAGGAACTGTGGATGCTCCGATCACCCTGCGGGCTAAGGTGCCAGGGAAAACCATTTTTACAGGTGCCTCGGCGTTACGCATCGGTGGGGAATATTTGATCGTGGAAGGACTTTGGTTTCAGGACCCGAATCCGTCGGTGGGTGACACCCTCGAGTTTCGCATTGATTCAAAGACTCTGGCATCGAACTGTCGCCTAACAGGATGTGCCGTGACTTTGAATTCAGATGTGGGGAGCAAAGAGGATAAGGAATCTCGCTGGGTCGGGCTCTATGGGGAAAGCAATCGTGTCGATCACTGCCTGTTTCAGGGCAAGTTAACCAAGGGCACGACCCTCGTTGTGTGGTTGGGGGATAAGAATGTGGGACGGCATGTGATCGAGGAAAACTATTTCGGTCCACGTGAGAAGTTGGGTAAAAACGGGGGTGAGACCATTCGTGTCGGCGATAGCAAAACATCCATGCAAAGAGCGGACTGCATTGTGCGGAGGAATCTCTTCGTGAAATGCAATGGCGAGGCTGAATGCATCTCGAACAAGTCCTGCAGCAATCTCTATCAGGACAACTCCTTTGTGGAAGTCAGCGGCACCTTGACGCTTCGTCATGGCAATGGTTGCACGGTGGATGGCAATGCTTTCTTTGGCAATGGAGCTAAAGGAACTGGCGGTATCCGGGTGATTGGAGAAGATCACGTGGTGAAGAACAACTACCTCGAGAGTCTGACGGGTGATGAAGTGCGTTGCGGGATCACTTTCATGATGGGGTTACCCGATTCTCCGGCCAATGGCTATTTCCAGGTGAAGCGGGCGCGCATTGAAAACAACACCCTGGTGGATTGTGAGCATCCGATCTTGATCGGATTGGAGGGGGATAAAGTGCCAGGAGTACCTAACCTCCCTCCCCTGGACACGACATTCGAGGCAAATCGAGTGTATTGCCCCAAAGCACAGGTGGTGGAGGTAAGGTGTGATCTGTCTGGCATCACGTGGAAGGATAACCAATTGTTCGGAAAGGAGCTGGGTATTCCTGAAACAGCTGGAATCGAGTGGGGACATGAGCCAACAGTTCAAAAGCGTCAACCCATCGCCCGAGATCAAATCGGCCCTACTTGGTGGACTGAATGA
- a CDS encoding alpha/beta hydrolase family protein — translation MKSLLCLLLLPLSLHAGRFPEKTPDSPGARMLDGYMRQQTAEIEEAGGLKDIQTVEDWQRKAPEYRKQLAEMLGLEPMPERTPLQATKTGELKGDGYVIEKMHFQAVPGYYVTANLYLPDKVEKPLPTILYVCGHAVVEKDGVRLGNKTGYHHHGIWFARHGYACLIIDTVQLGEIRGEHHGTYSKGRWWWMSRGYTPAGLEAWASIRALDYLETRPEVDKTRFGVTGRSGGGAYSWWVAALDERIKAAAPTAGVTTMRNHVVDGCIEGHCDCMFYVNTYRWDYDRMVALVVPRPLLICNTDKDDIFPIDGVFNIYQNVRRIYSLLGQEKNIGLQIAEGPHKDLQPLNTGAFHWFECHLKGADPMAVLDEGAKKSLQPEVLKVFTELPKDEKNTTIDQTFVAKAAPPTPPANAESWDKQRQSWMQSLTEKVFAGWPQTSTAVPLTKDNSLENEGLQMTAYDFNPDSSFRLRLHLVHRAGLRAEDLELVALNVLDQDGWQDFQKTYGSKFASLFEGPRAEQSDEAALASEKKMFQAFKWGMAYVCPRGIGPTEWIGSVKAQTQRLRRFYLLGQTLDSMRVWDVRCAIQGLKQIPGMDKTPLWLQAHRDMAVHGVYASLYEDGITRLDLHDVPTSHEQSPTYLNVLKVLDVPQAIAMAASKTRVILYSADDAAWAYPNATAKNLQWSNKQWQIRKPVN, via the coding sequence ATGAAGTCGCTCCTTTGTTTGCTTCTCCTTCCGCTCTCGCTCCACGCGGGTCGCTTTCCTGAAAAGACGCCTGATTCTCCAGGTGCCAGGATGCTGGATGGCTACATGCGGCAACAGACCGCGGAGATTGAGGAAGCCGGCGGACTCAAGGACATTCAAACCGTCGAGGACTGGCAGCGCAAAGCCCCTGAATACCGGAAACAACTGGCGGAGATGCTCGGCCTGGAGCCGATGCCAGAACGCACACCGCTTCAAGCAACTAAAACTGGGGAACTGAAGGGGGATGGTTATGTCATCGAAAAGATGCATTTCCAGGCCGTCCCCGGCTACTATGTCACGGCCAATCTCTACCTGCCTGATAAGGTCGAAAAACCACTCCCCACGATCCTCTATGTCTGCGGCCATGCCGTGGTTGAAAAGGATGGCGTGCGCTTAGGCAACAAAACGGGCTATCATCATCATGGTATCTGGTTTGCCCGTCACGGTTATGCCTGCCTTATCATTGATACCGTCCAGCTCGGGGAGATCCGTGGCGAACATCATGGCACCTATAGCAAAGGGCGCTGGTGGTGGATGTCACGTGGTTATACGCCCGCGGGCTTGGAAGCTTGGGCCAGTATTCGCGCGTTAGATTATCTGGAAACCCGCCCTGAAGTGGACAAAACCCGCTTCGGTGTCACAGGACGCAGTGGTGGCGGAGCTTACTCCTGGTGGGTGGCCGCTCTGGATGAGCGCATTAAAGCGGCCGCGCCCACGGCAGGCGTCACTACCATGCGCAATCATGTGGTGGATGGTTGCATCGAAGGCCACTGCGACTGCATGTTCTATGTGAACACCTACCGGTGGGACTATGATCGCATGGTCGCGTTAGTAGTGCCGCGTCCGTTGCTCATCTGCAACACCGACAAGGACGATATCTTTCCTATCGACGGCGTCTTCAACATCTATCAAAACGTTCGTCGAATCTATTCTTTGTTAGGCCAAGAAAAGAACATTGGCCTGCAGATCGCCGAAGGTCCCCATAAAGACCTCCAGCCGCTGAACACGGGCGCCTTCCATTGGTTCGAGTGTCATCTCAAAGGAGCCGACCCGATGGCCGTGCTGGACGAAGGAGCCAAAAAATCTCTGCAGCCTGAAGTTTTGAAGGTCTTTACCGAACTGCCCAAAGACGAGAAAAACACAACCATCGACCAAACCTTCGTCGCGAAGGCCGCCCCCCCTACACCACCCGCGAATGCCGAATCGTGGGACAAACAACGGCAAAGCTGGATGCAATCGCTGACTGAAAAAGTCTTTGCAGGATGGCCTCAAACCTCCACCGCAGTCCCACTTACCAAAGACAACAGTTTGGAAAACGAAGGGCTTCAGATGACAGCTTATGACTTCAATCCAGATTCGTCTTTCCGTCTGCGTCTCCACCTCGTGCATCGCGCCGGACTGCGAGCTGAAGATCTCGAACTCGTCGCGCTCAATGTCTTGGATCAAGACGGCTGGCAGGACTTTCAAAAAACCTACGGCAGCAAGTTCGCCTCCTTATTTGAAGGCCCCCGAGCCGAACAAAGCGACGAGGCCGCCTTGGCAAGCGAGAAGAAAATGTTCCAAGCCTTCAAGTGGGGCATGGCCTATGTATGTCCACGCGGCATCGGTCCCACGGAATGGATAGGCAGTGTCAAAGCTCAGACCCAACGCCTGAGACGCTTTTATCTCCTCGGTCAAACGCTGGATTCCATGCGTGTCTGGGATGTACGTTGTGCCATTCAAGGCCTCAAGCAAATCCCTGGTATGGACAAGACGCCGCTTTGGCTTCAAGCCCATCGCGATATGGCCGTTCATGGCGTTTACGCTTCCCTGTATGAAGACGGCATCACCCGACTGGATCTGCACGATGTGCCCACCAGCCATGAGCAGAGCCCAACCTATCTGAATGTGCTCAAGGTCCTTGATGTGCCGCAAGCGATCGCTATGGCCGCCAGCAAAACTCGAGTGATCCTCTACTCTGCGGATGATGCGGCTTGGGCTTACCCGAATGCCACCGCCAAGAACCTCCAGTGGAGCAACAAGCAGTGGCAGATACGTAAACCGGTGAATTGA
- the carA gene encoding glutamine-hydrolyzing carbamoyl-phosphate synthase small subunit encodes MKAILALEDGRYFEGESFGAPGTRTGEICFNTSMSGYQEVLTDPSYRGQIVAMTYPMIGNYGVNPLDDESNEPHVRGFVVEELCEVPSNWRSSQSLDAYLKQYNIPGIQGVDTRALTKHLRTLGAMRSVITTEVGTVAEAVKLAQESAPMSGSDFVKEVTTPSIYQWDPESQLSRQWDIPSPSQNREGGAEGAFHPLPDARYHVVAYDFGMKRNILRGLRQSGFHVTVVPAGTSAEEVLARNPDGVFLSNGPGDPGALGYIHEEVRKLIGKKPVFGICLGHQILGHAYGGKTFKLKFGHRGGNQPVKDLRTGKVSITSQNHGFAIDPASLPSNVEVTHINLNDGTVEGMRHREAPVMSVQYHPEAAPGPNDAKYFFDEFAKLIDNAD; translated from the coding sequence ATGAAAGCAATCCTGGCACTCGAAGACGGACGGTATTTTGAAGGCGAATCCTTTGGCGCACCCGGCACACGCACGGGCGAAATCTGCTTCAATACCTCCATGTCAGGGTATCAGGAAGTTCTGACGGACCCGTCCTACCGTGGCCAGATCGTGGCGATGACGTATCCGATGATCGGTAACTACGGGGTCAATCCGCTGGATGATGAGAGCAATGAGCCTCATGTGCGTGGGTTCGTCGTCGAAGAACTCTGCGAGGTGCCCAGCAACTGGCGCAGCAGCCAGTCTCTCGATGCCTACCTGAAGCAATACAACATTCCCGGGATTCAAGGCGTCGATACCCGCGCCCTCACCAAGCACCTGCGCACCCTGGGTGCCATGCGCTCCGTCATCACCACCGAGGTCGGCACCGTGGCGGAAGCCGTCAAACTGGCTCAGGAAAGCGCCCCAATGTCGGGCAGTGATTTCGTCAAAGAAGTCACCACCCCCTCCATCTATCAGTGGGACCCCGAGAGCCAACTCAGCCGCCAATGGGATATCCCCAGCCCGAGTCAGAACCGCGAAGGTGGTGCTGAAGGAGCCTTCCATCCCCTGCCCGACGCACGGTATCACGTCGTGGCTTATGATTTCGGCATGAAGCGGAACATCCTGCGCGGTCTTCGCCAGAGCGGCTTCCATGTCACGGTCGTGCCAGCCGGCACTTCGGCCGAAGAGGTCCTGGCCCGCAATCCCGATGGCGTTTTCCTTTCCAACGGCCCTGGGGATCCAGGCGCTTTGGGCTACATCCATGAGGAAGTCCGCAAGCTGATCGGCAAGAAGCCTGTCTTTGGCATTTGCCTCGGCCACCAGATCCTCGGCCACGCCTACGGTGGTAAGACCTTCAAACTTAAGTTTGGTCACCGGGGGGGCAACCAGCCTGTGAAAGACCTCCGCACCGGTAAGGTCTCCATCACCAGCCAAAACCACGGCTTCGCTATCGATCCAGCTAGCTTGCCATCCAATGTCGAGGTGACACACATCAACCTCAACGACGGCACCGTCGAAGGCATGCGCCATCGCGAAGCCCCCGTCATGAGCGTGCAGTATCACCCCGAAGCTGCTCCTGGCCCGAACGATGCGAAGTATTTCTTCGATGAGTTCGCCAAGCTGATCGATAACGCGGATTAA
- a CDS encoding lysophospholipid acyltransferase family protein yields the protein MISGLIAGSLRLATGALARWHGCGPELRQRIYFANHTSNLDGPLLWASLPPLLRQKTRMVAAHDYWSVGKLRPWLAQQVFRAVLIERKRPTADCNPLDVMLEAMGEDHSLIIFPEGGRQTSPDPQPFKAGLYHLARRRPEVELVPVLMENLNRILPKGEILPAPLLGSLVFGAPIRLEAGETKPDFLERARQSVICLRENCR from the coding sequence ATGATTTCAGGCTTGATCGCTGGTTCTTTACGCCTCGCGACGGGGGCTCTCGCACGCTGGCACGGCTGTGGTCCGGAACTTCGCCAGCGCATCTATTTTGCCAATCACACCAGCAATCTGGACGGGCCGCTTCTCTGGGCAAGCCTGCCCCCCTTACTTCGGCAAAAAACCCGGATGGTCGCCGCTCATGACTACTGGAGTGTGGGGAAGCTCCGTCCCTGGTTGGCTCAGCAGGTCTTTCGAGCGGTCTTGATCGAGCGGAAACGACCTACGGCGGACTGCAATCCCCTGGATGTGATGCTGGAGGCGATGGGTGAGGATCACTCCCTGATTATTTTCCCCGAGGGCGGACGCCAGACCAGCCCTGACCCGCAGCCTTTCAAGGCGGGCCTTTATCACCTAGCGCGGCGGCGCCCTGAGGTGGAGTTGGTGCCGGTATTGATGGAGAATTTGAACCGCATCTTACCCAAGGGCGAGATCTTGCCCGCCCCCCTGCTGGGGAGTCTGGTTTTCGGTGCTCCGATTCGACTGGAAGCCGGAGAGACGAAACCGGACTTTTTAGAGCGGGCGAGGCAATCTGTGATCTGTTTGCGAGAGAATTGCCGCTGA
- a CDS encoding phosphatidate cytidylyltransferase yields MNLDRELVWLITGVVGVLVVASVLGRLLKRRAQTEGAKATLENVMARTRAWWGMVIIFTLAVLIGKTGTTVLFGLLSFMALREFITLTPTKPGDHRTLFWVFFVITPLHYWYLLDGWYGMFSIFLPVYAFLFVPMRSALAGDCERFLERTAKIQWGLLICVYLVSHAPGLLMLDLKDYAGQNAKLLFWFVIVVEISDVLQYVWGKTCGQRKIAPSVSPNKTWEGLLGGGLSTVAIGALLHWATPYTALQAGGMAALVVVMGFLGGLVMSAIKRDVGVKDWGHAIAGHGGVLDRLDSLCFAAPVVFHFTRYFYSVQEVTQGF; encoded by the coding sequence ATGAACTTGGATCGCGAACTTGTATGGCTCATCACCGGCGTGGTCGGTGTCCTGGTGGTGGCGTCGGTGCTCGGGCGCCTCTTAAAACGGCGCGCGCAGACGGAAGGTGCGAAGGCGACGCTGGAAAATGTGATGGCCCGCACGCGAGCCTGGTGGGGCATGGTGATCATTTTTACCTTGGCCGTTTTGATCGGTAAGACGGGGACGACCGTTTTATTTGGTCTTCTGTCCTTCATGGCGCTGAGGGAGTTCATCACGCTAACGCCGACCAAACCTGGTGATCACCGCACGCTGTTCTGGGTATTCTTCGTCATTACTCCCCTGCATTACTGGTATTTGCTGGATGGCTGGTATGGCATGTTTTCCATCTTCCTGCCGGTTTATGCCTTTCTCTTCGTGCCCATGCGCAGTGCACTGGCGGGGGATTGCGAACGCTTTCTAGAGCGCACGGCCAAGATCCAATGGGGCCTTCTCATCTGCGTGTATTTGGTGAGTCACGCGCCGGGACTGCTCATGCTGGATCTCAAAGACTATGCGGGCCAGAATGCCAAGTTGCTGTTCTGGTTCGTGATCGTGGTGGAGATCAGTGATGTGCTCCAATATGTATGGGGTAAGACCTGTGGACAGCGTAAGATCGCCCCAAGTGTGAGTCCGAATAAGACCTGGGAAGGTCTGCTGGGTGGTGGCCTCAGCACAGTGGCTATCGGTGCCCTCCTGCATTGGGCTACCCCTTACACCGCACTTCAGGCTGGTGGAATGGCGGCCCTAGTGGTGGTCATGGGGTTCCTCGGCGGTCTGGTCATGTCCGCCATCAAACGCGACGTCGGCGTGAAGGATTGGGGGCACGCCATTGCTGGGCACGGAGGGGTTTTGGATCGCCTGGATTCTCTCTGTTTTGCCGCCCCTGTGGTGTTTCACTTCACCCGGTATTTCTACAGCGTCCAGGAGGTGACGCAGGGGTTTTGA
- the ilvN gene encoding acetolactate synthase small subunit — protein sequence MSDRIPATTDKKPAPQADIINIHTLSVYVNNQPGVLGRICAVFSRRGFNIESLVVSQTRDPRFSRMTIGISGHPEGLHQIIMQVNKLIDVIHCVEHTDRDAVAKELVLIKIAAGPEQRTEILQIVEHYAGKTVDLQDDSLIAMITGNTDKLDAAVRLLSKFEIVETVRTGKVVMARGLETT from the coding sequence ATGAGCGACCGCATCCCAGCCACCACGGATAAAAAGCCCGCCCCCCAGGCCGATATCATCAACATCCACACGCTGAGCGTGTATGTGAACAACCAGCCCGGCGTTCTCGGCCGTATCTGCGCGGTTTTCAGCCGTCGTGGTTTCAACATCGAATCCCTCGTGGTGTCCCAAACCCGGGACCCACGTTTCAGCCGCATGACCATCGGCATCAGCGGTCATCCAGAAGGCCTGCACCAGATCATCATGCAGGTGAATAAGCTCATCGACGTGATTCACTGCGTAGAGCATACCGACCGCGACGCCGTGGCTAAGGAACTGGTGCTGATCAAAATCGCCGCCGGTCCAGAGCAGCGCACCGAGATCCTTCAGATCGTGGAGCATTACGCCGGCAAAACCGTGGATCTCCAGGACGACAGCCTCATCGCCATGATCACCGGCAACACCGATAAGCTTGATGCCGCCGTTCGCCTCCTGAGCAAATTCGAGATCGTTGAGACCGTGCGCACAGGTAAAGTGGTGATGGCTCGTGGCCTTGAAACCACCTAA
- a CDS encoding DNA-methyltransferase, with the protein MKLNTVIKGDALKQLKKLPDAFAQTVIADPPYYNVLEDEAWDTQWKTPEAYLAWCEQWVDESMRVLRDDGLCFIFGQLGKREHIFLHLMSRLTQQHRFHDLIIWDRAVGYNERRDSFTPQYEMILVLRKGEEAKFIKDAVRIPYDAETIHAYLRDPRYKDLKARKKHLNKGKFATNILRVPSLKGLSKEKVGHPSQKPLRLIRKLVACSTEVDDVVLDPFLGSGTTAVAAEMQGRRWLGIEASPTYVKMSRQRLKARVKAA; encoded by the coding sequence ATGAAGCTCAACACCGTCATCAAAGGCGACGCGCTCAAACAGCTGAAGAAGCTCCCTGATGCGTTTGCCCAGACGGTGATCGCCGACCCGCCTTACTACAACGTCCTCGAAGATGAAGCCTGGGACACTCAATGGAAAACTCCCGAAGCCTACCTCGCCTGGTGCGAGCAATGGGTGGATGAGTCCATGCGCGTCCTCCGCGATGACGGCCTCTGCTTCATCTTTGGCCAGCTAGGTAAACGCGAGCACATCTTTCTCCACCTCATGTCCCGCCTCACCCAACAGCATCGGTTTCATGATCTCATCATCTGGGATCGTGCGGTCGGCTACAATGAGCGGCGGGACAGCTTCACCCCTCAGTATGAGATGATCCTCGTGCTGAGAAAAGGTGAGGAGGCCAAATTCATCAAGGATGCCGTGCGCATTCCTTATGATGCGGAGACGATTCACGCTTACCTCCGGGATCCTCGTTACAAAGATCTCAAGGCGCGTAAAAAGCATCTCAACAAAGGTAAGTTTGCCACCAACATCCTGCGCGTTCCCAGTCTCAAAGGCTTGAGCAAGGAAAAGGTCGGCCATCCCAGTCAAAAGCCGCTTCGTCTCATTCGTAAGCTCGTCGCCTGCAGCACCGAGGTCGATGATGTCGTGCTAGACCCCTTTCTCGGCAGTGGCACCACCGCCGTCGCCGCAGAGATGCAAGGCCGCCGCTGGCTCGGCATCGAGGCCAGCCCGACCTACGTCAAGATGAGTCGTCAGCGCCTCAAAGCCCGCGTCAAAGCCGCCTAG